One window of the Peptacetobacter hiranonis genome contains the following:
- a CDS encoding HMA2 domain-containing protein: MLKKIVISKLMKIKVAHSIPGRIRFKVSSLKDIPEEYMIYEKYLHQALKKLNGIESIDVNRVTGSILITYDIKKVYEEKILNWIEVIKEIGLRNLDLIEKYGESNTEYVVDTIEQQLDEAIKKLA, from the coding sequence ATGTTAAAGAAAATTGTTATATCAAAATTAATGAAAATAAAGGTAGCTCACAGTATTCCTGGGAGAATTAGATTTAAAGTATCTTCTTTAAAGGATATTCCAGAAGAGTATATGATTTACGAAAAATATTTACATCAGGCATTGAAAAAATTGAACGGAATAGAAAGTATAGATGTGAATAGAGTGACTGGAAGCATATTAATTACCTATGATATTAAAAAAGTATACGAAGAAAAAATATTAAATTGGATTGAAGTAATAAAAGAAATAGGATTAAGAAATTTAGATTTAATAGAGAAATACGGAGAAAGTAATACAGAGTATGTTGTAGATACTATTGAGCAGCAACTTGATGAAGCAATAAAAAAATTAGCTTAA
- a CDS encoding HMA2 domain-containing protein, giving the protein MYRKRIMRLALLTLAGKVISDASGKKKNNVNVPDFIGVVEVKHSIKGRIRYRVPRLKGDNTLADYITSQLSKVKFISHVEASAVTGSLLINYDYNQIDPNMLTAAIVKLLSLEEEINKKKDALVTRELSNMKEVLNLAVYNKTKGILDIKSIYLIAVMIFAIRGIRTAPRMLPNGYTMARWAYKEI; this is encoded by the coding sequence ATGTACCGCAAGAGAATAATGAGGTTGGCATTGCTTACATTAGCAGGGAAGGTCATAAGTGATGCTAGTGGAAAGAAAAAAAATAATGTAAATGTTCCTGATTTTATTGGGGTGGTAGAGGTTAAGCATAGTATAAAAGGTAGAATAAGATATAGAGTACCTAGATTAAAGGGAGATAATACATTAGCTGATTATATAACAAGTCAGTTGTCAAAAGTGAAATTTATCAGCCATGTAGAAGCAAGTGCTGTAACAGGAAGCCTTTTAATAAATTACGACTATAATCAGATAGATCCTAATATGCTTACTGCAGCTATTGTAAAGCTTTTGAGTTTAGAAGAGGAAATTAATAAGAAAAAAGATGCTTTAGTTACTAGAGAGCTATCAAATATGAAAGAAGTATTAAATCTAGCTGTTTACAACAAGACTAAGGGGATATTGGATATAAAATCAATCTATTTGATAGCAGTTATGATATTTGCAATTAGAGGAATAAGAACTGCTCCAAGAATGCTACCAAATGGATACACAATGGCTAGATGGGCATATAAAGAAATATAG
- the zupT gene encoding zinc transporter ZupT, whose amino-acid sequence MNNVLIAFCFTLVAGLSTSIGSLIAFLTKSTNKKFLSVSLGFSAGVMVYVSMIEIFPEAQSSIASALGERMGSILTVVAFFAGMFVIAIIDKLIPSEENPHELKLVEDLENKSDNNAKLLRTGMFTALAIALHNFPEGLATFVSALDDPALALPIVFAIAIHNIPEGISVSIPIYHATGSKKKAFLYSFISGLAEPIGALVGWLILMPFMNDTVFGIIFASVAGIMVFISFDELLPAAREYGEHHLSIYGLISGMMLMAVSLLLFI is encoded by the coding sequence ATGAATAATGTATTGATAGCATTTTGTTTTACACTTGTAGCTGGACTCAGCACTTCTATAGGGAGTCTGATAGCCTTTCTTACAAAGAGTACAAATAAAAAATTCCTTTCTGTAAGCTTAGGTTTTTCAGCAGGTGTAATGGTTTATGTATCTATGATAGAAATTTTTCCAGAAGCTCAAAGCTCAATTGCATCTGCTTTAGGAGAACGAATGGGCTCAATTCTTACCGTTGTAGCTTTCTTTGCAGGAATGTTTGTAATAGCTATTATAGATAAATTAATTCCTTCAGAAGAAAATCCACACGAATTAAAGTTGGTTGAAGACCTAGAAAATAAATCAGATAATAATGCAAAACTTTTAAGAACAGGTATGTTTACAGCCCTAGCTATTGCTCTACATAACTTTCCTGAAGGGCTAGCTACATTTGTATCAGCATTAGATGATCCTGCACTTGCACTTCCAATAGTTTTTGCAATAGCAATACACAATATTCCAGAAGGAATTTCTGTTTCAATACCAATCTATCACGCAACAGGTTCAAAGAAAAAAGCATTCCTATATTCTTTTATTTCAGGACTTGCTGAACCAATAGGCGCATTAGTTGGTTGGCTAATACTTATGCCTTTTATGAACGATACAGTATTTGGAATTATATTTGCATCTGTAGCCGGAATAATGGTATTTATATCATTTGATGAATTACTTCCAGCTGCTAGAGAATATGGAGAGCACCATCTTTCAATATATGGCTTGATTTCTGGTATGATGCTTATGGCTGTAAGTTTATTACTTTTTATATAA